The DNA segment CGCTCGCTGACACCCATCAGCTCAGCGGCCTTACTTGCCTCGCAACGCCCCTCCAGAACAAGGTTCAGTATCTGTGCTCTCTTCGCTTCTCGCTCGGTCAAATGTAGTCCTCTCATGGACTGACATACTCACTGAGCAGTTACCTACTGACAATATCACTGAGCAAAGACAATCCAAGTATGCGCGAATTGACACATTTCGTCATTACAAGTACAGTTGAAACTGTACATCGTTAAAGGAAGAGGGTATGGACAAACTAGACAGCAAGATCATCGATATACTCAAGAAGGATGGACGCGCCTCCAACGCGGGCATCGCCCGCGAGGTTGGCGTTAGCGAGGGCACGGTGCGGCGCCGCCTCAAACGGCTGGTGCAGGAGGAGTACATCCAGGTCGTCGCGATACCCGACCCATCCAAGATGGGACTGGACTCCCGCGCGCTCGTCGGCATCCAGGTAGACCCGGACAAGTTCGACATGGTGGCCGACAAGGTCATGCAGCTTCCCGAAGTGAACTGGGTTGCCGTGACCACCGGCTCATTCGACGTCTTCGCATGGGTAACTCTTGAGAACGCGGAGGCGCTCGGCGTCTTTCTGCGCTCCAAGATCGGCACAATCCCCGGCGTCCGCCGCACCGAGACGTTCGTGAACCTCGGCAACAAGAAGCGCGGCAGCGGTGTGGTCATCTAGTAGTCGGAAGTTGGCAGTTAGAAGTTGGTAGTTGGCTCAGAGCGATAGCGCCCCGCATGCCGGGGCGCTCTCGTTTCGCTTTCAATGTGGACCGGTCCAGGAGCGCCCGAAAGTGACCGCCGACAGGCGCGCTGACACAATCCTCACGACCGCAAATGTGATCACGGTGGATACCGGCGTCCCCCGCGATCCTGCCGTCGCTGTCCGCGACGGCAGGATCGCCGCCGTCGGCAGCGCGGCTGATGCGCTTGCCCTCCGTGGCCCCGGCACGCAGGTACTCGATCTCGCCGACGCCACCGTCCTGCCCGGGTTCATCGACGCGCACATCCATCCGATCGCGGCCGGCGTCCTCCACGCCACCGCGGCTGACTGCGACCTCCCTTCCATCGCGGCCGTCCTGAATGCGCTCCGCACCCACGCGGCGGCGCGCCCCGCCGCTCACTGGGTGCAGGGATTCAAGTTCGACGACACCAAGACCGCCGAGCGCCGCTTCCTCACACGCACGGATCTCGACTCCGTCAGCGCTGACCGCCCCGTCTTCGTCTCCCACCGCGCCGGCCACGTCTACTTCGCGAATTCGAGAGCGCTCGAGCTAGTCGGCTACACTGAGGACTCGCCTGACCCGCCTGGCGGACGGTTGGGCCGGGACCCCGCCACGGGCAGGCTCAACAGCGTCCTGTATGAGCGCGCACGCGATCCCATAAAGCGCTACCTGCCCGCTGAATCGGACGAAACGAGGCGCGCCGGCCTGCGCCTCATGCAGCGCCGCCTGGCCGCCGCCGGCATAACGAGCGCCCACGACGTCATGGCCACCGCCGGCTACCTCGATGCATACAGGAATGCTCGGGACTCCGGCGATCTTACCCTTCGTGTCTACTGCATCATGCACCGTGACCATATGGCCGCGCTCCCAGACGCGCGCGGCCGCGCCGGCCACGGGGATGACTGGGTCCGCACCGGCGCCGTCAAGCTCGTATCGGACGGCGCAATTGCCGCGCGCACGGCGTACGTGTCGGAGTCGTACGCCGGTACCGACGACCACGGCATCCTGGCCATGTCCCCTGAAGAGACGCTGGAGTGGGTTACCAAAATCCACCGCGCCGGCCCGCAGGTCTGCACACACGCCAACGGCGACCGCGCCATCAAAATCGTCCTGGACGCGTACGAGAAGGCGCAGGCCGCCTTCCCTCGGCCCGATCCCCGCTTCCGCATCGAGCACTGCACTATCGTCGATTCTGAAATCCTCCGGCGCATGAAATCGCTCGGCGCCATCGCGACCCCGTTCTGCACATACGTCCACCACCACGGCGAGAAGATGCGCTTCTTCGGCGCGGAGCGCCTGGAGAGGATGTTCGCCCATCGGAGCTTCCTTGACTACGGGACCGTCTCCACCGGAGCATCCGACTACCCTCCCGGCCCTTACGAGCCCCTCATAGGCATCCAGAGCTGCG comes from the SAR202 cluster bacterium genome and includes:
- a CDS encoding amidohydrolase, with the protein product MAQSDSAPHAGALSFRFQCGPVQERPKVTADRRADTILTTANVITVDTGVPRDPAVAVRDGRIAAVGSAADALALRGPGTQVLDLADATVLPGFIDAHIHPIAAGVLHATAADCDLPSIAAVLNALRTHAAARPAAHWVQGFKFDDTKTAERRFLTRTDLDSVSADRPVFVSHRAGHVYFANSRALELVGYTEDSPDPPGGRLGRDPATGRLNSVLYERARDPIKRYLPAESDETRRAGLRLMQRRLAAAGITSAHDVMATAGYLDAYRNARDSGDLTLRVYCIMHRDHMAALPDARGRAGHGDDWVRTGAVKLVSDGAIAARTAYVSESYAGTDDHGILAMSPEETLEWVTKIHRAGPQVCTHANGDRAIKIVLDAYEKAQAAFPRPDPRFRIEHCTIVDSEILRRMKSLGAIATPFCTYVHHHGEKMRFFGAERLERMFAHRSFLDYGTVSTGASDYPPGPYEPLIGIQSCVTRTDSEGNLWGPSQRITVEEAIRIYTLHGAFASVEERLKGSITPGKLADLVVLATDPTLADPSTIKDIPVLRTIVGGKTVYEA
- a CDS encoding Lrp/AsnC family transcriptional regulator — encoded protein: MDKLDSKIIDILKKDGRASNAGIAREVGVSEGTVRRRLKRLVQEEYIQVVAIPDPSKMGLDSRALVGIQVDPDKFDMVADKVMQLPEVNWVAVTTGSFDVFAWVTLENAEALGVFLRSKIGTIPGVRRTETFVNLGNKKRGSGVVI